One Rosa chinensis cultivar Old Blush chromosome 5, RchiOBHm-V2, whole genome shotgun sequence genomic region harbors:
- the LOC112203309 gene encoding glyceraldehyde-3-phosphate dehydrogenase, testis-specific-like gives MQVQVGADECEYRSAHFRGPCFGRNHECYICCQEEGFDRGSCKGFLNRHCICTKPCGSPGGPLTYEPPPPPPPPEEDVPSPPEEDVPPPPEEDVPPTPEEEAPIN, from the coding sequence ATGCAGGTGCAAGTTGGAGCTGATGAATGTGAGTATCGAAGCGCACATTTCAGGGGGCCCTGCTTTGGACGCAATCACGAGTGCTACATCTGTTGCCAGGAGGAAGGTTTTGATCGGGGCTCATGCAAAGGGTTTCTCAACCGTCATTGTATCTGCACTAAGCCTTGTGGATCACCTGGAGGTCCTCTTACCTAcgaacctcctcctcctcctcctcctccagaaGAAGATGTTCCTTCTCCTCCAGAGGAAGATGTTCCTCCTCCTCCCGAAGAAGATGTTCCTCCTACTCCTGAAGAAGAAGCTCCCATTAATTAG
- the LOC112203310 gene encoding protein FAR1-RELATED SEQUENCE 5-like produces MDGSYEPSIFDIGLVSQSSINGSDCNEMQYKGVRYDKLSTEDLKGQEFKTVEEAESFYNAYAKAMGFDVRSDYKRLSIRITGRVTSLRLVCSAQGKRREEYMSNKKRVRKPKKETRFNCPCLFKVRYRSNINAYIVEDFITIHSHQLAQAHESHLLQSHRSVEDHHLALATSMQRVSIKPCHTYEYIVDRSGGFKNVGFIMKDLYNKLDSRRREILLEGDAEAALAYMRGKVATDSHFYCKFSIDEDNRLANMFWRDSNSLVDYTCFGDVLVFDSTYKTNPYEKPLVLFVGSNNHLSTTVFGFALLMDETIETYTVTHGFWRPLYRL; encoded by the coding sequence ATGGATGGATCGTATGAACCTTCAATATTTGATATTGGTTTGGTGTCCCAAAGTTCGATAAATGGAAGTGACTGTAATGAAATGCAATATAAGGGAGTTCGGTATGATAAGTTGTCTACAGAAGATCTTAAAGGGCAGGAGTTTAAGACTGTGGAGGAAGCTGAGTCATTTTACAATGCTTATGCAAAGGCCATGGGTTTTGATGTTAGAAGCGACTACAAGAGATTAAGTATACGCATAACAGGGAGAGTCACTTCATTGCGGTTGGTTTGTTCTGCTcaagggaaaagaagagaagagtaCATGAGTAACAAGAAAAGAGTTCGCAagccaaagaaagaaacaagattCAATTGTCCATGCTTGTTCAAAGTAAGGTACCGTTCGAATATTAATGCCTATATTGTTGAAGATTTCATAACGATCCACTCACATCAGCTTGCACAAGCACATGAGTCGCATCTTCTTCAATCACATAGATCAGTTGAAGATCATCATTTAGCACTGGCCACATCTATGCAGAGAGTGTCTATTAAGCCTTGTCATACATATGAATACATTGTTGATAGATCAGGAGGTTTTAAGAATGTCGGGTTTATTATGAAGGACTTGTACAACAAGTTAGATTCAAGACGTCGAGAAATTTTACTTGAGGGTGATGCAGAAGCTGCACTTGCATATATGAGAGGCAAAGTTGCCACAGACTCGCATTTCTACTGCAAGTTTAGCATAGATGAAGATAACAGGTTGGCGAATATGTTTTGGAGAGACTCTAATTCTCTGGTGGATTATACTTGTTTTGGAGATGTCCTGGTGTTTGATAGTACCTACAAAACCAATCCTTATGAGAAGCCGTTAGTGTTGTTTGTTGGTTCAAACAATCATTTATCGACCacagtttttggttttgcatTACTCATGGATGAAACGATTGAGACTTACACAGTTACACATGGGTTTTGGAGACCTTTATATCGTCTATGA